From one Lotus japonicus ecotype B-129 chromosome 3, LjGifu_v1.2 genomic stretch:
- the LOC130743804 gene encoding NAC domain-containing protein 83-like, with the protein MNLQQWSTQRVQTNPFEMEDLIMTYEDKDGSVRLLPGYKFDPTDEVLVYFYLKKKAFAQPLPFQIIPVFDVFQCEPWGLPGGDGKIFNERKCFFYNTMGRDLENLDIRVAGSGEWRVIEKSKDVHIPRNNKVIGKRNTLNFWEVQGACTRRTKWVMHEFRLTLIANPSKMANWVVYRIFQNKNAKKVKNARWSDGESSNSGRNARIATTIDFNVESDSSSSSPLMAHSLSEGNEYP; encoded by the exons ATGAATTTACAACAGTGGTCCACCCAAAGAGTTCAGACAAACCCTTTTGAGATGGAGGACCTGATCATGACTTATGAGGACAAGGACGGGAGTGTTAGGTTGCTACCTGGGTACAAGTTTGATCCTACGGATGAGGTTCTTGTGTATTTCTACTTGAAGAAGAAGGCCTTTGCTCAACCTCTTCCTTTTCAAATCATCCCAGTCTTTGATGTGTTTCAATGTGAGCCTTGGGGTCTTCCAGGAGGAG ATGGAAAGATTTTCAATGAGCGAAAGTGCTTCTTCTACAACACCATGGGTCGTGACCTTGAAAACTTGGACATTAGAGTTGCTGGAAGTGGCGAGTGGAGAGTTATAGAGAAAAGCAAAGATGTTCATATTCCTCGAAACAATAAGGTGATTGGGAAGAGGAACACCCTAAATTTTTGGGAAGTGCAGGGAGCATGTACAAGGAGGACCAAATGGGTGATGCACGAGTTCCGCCTTACATTAATAGCTAACCCATCTAAG ATGGCAAATTGGGTTGTGTATCGCATCTTTCAGAATAAGAATGCAAAGAAGGTGAAGAATGCAAGATGGTCTGATGGGGAGAGCTCCAACAGTGGTAGAAATGCTAGGATTGCTACAACCATTGACTTCAATGTTGAGAGTGACAGTTCCTCAAGCTCACCCCTAATGGCTCATTCCTTAAGTGAGGGCAATGAATAtccttaa